One window of the Oscillospiraceae bacterium genome contains the following:
- a CDS encoding C-type lectin domain-containing protein has translation MKRIITMLLAFVLMISSLAITAFANDSLDGTYEGWYYATQGQTGLTLTIENGEGKFEFYNMPGKNNAANGSYTVKAYETDKGYKVEGVEWIERPFSYSFVYLEGSLSGDTYEGLVDGSTSWPFVLIRNNSEYQQIADNVFNNHKYEVFEEGLTWEEAKVACEQKGGHLVTITSKQEQDFVETLIAKGNKNGYWLGGYAASQNEDFQWVTEEAMEYTNWGENQPDYANQSGDYEDKMMMYNVYHTTGNTIGQWNDSVNQGAKGIGGISFTADSLGYICEWETWTDSAEWSTPELEEAAKKGLIPDVLVGKDMTNPITRGEFAAVCVNLFEAMTGGRAVMSSECRFNDIASNENRNYILKAYNIGAVLGISETEYAPDTLLSREQLATMLTRVYKRCEWPDWTIATDDQYSLNYSGVNAFADDSEISDYARPSVYFMVKNGILAGIGNNLFAPKNTTSSQEATLYANATREQAIAMSLRSLEKLN, from the coding sequence ATGAAACGAATTATTACAATGCTATTAGCGTTTGTGCTGATGATTTCATCATTGGCAATCACAGCCTTTGCAAACGATAGTCTTGACGGCACTTATGAAGGCTGGTATTATGCCACTCAGGGACAAACTGGTCTTACCCTTACCATTGAAAATGGGGAAGGGAAATTTGAATTTTACAATATGCCCGGAAAAAATAATGCGGCAAACGGCTCTTACACTGTGAAAGCATATGAAACAGACAAAGGATATAAAGTAGAAGGTGTTGAATGGATTGAAAGACCGTTCTCTTATAGCTTTGTTTATCTCGAAGGTTCACTTTCCGGTGATACTTATGAGGGGTTGGTAGATGGAAGCACTTCCTGGCCCTTTGTTTTAATACGAAATAATTCAGAATATCAGCAGATTGCCGATAATGTTTTTAATAATCATAAATATGAAGTGTTTGAGGAAGGCTTAACCTGGGAAGAAGCGAAAGTTGCATGTGAGCAAAAAGGCGGGCATCTGGTTACCATTACTTCTAAACAGGAACAGGATTTTGTGGAAACGCTGATTGCCAAAGGAAATAAAAACGGTTATTGGTTAGGTGGTTATGCTGCAAGTCAAAATGAGGACTTTCAGTGGGTTACCGAAGAAGCTATGGAATATACCAATTGGGGAGAAAATCAGCCTGATTACGCTAATCAGAGTGGTGATTACGAAGATAAAATGATGATGTATAACGTCTATCATACCACAGGAAATACCATTGGACAGTGGAACGATAGTGTTAATCAAGGAGCGAAGGGGATTGGAGGGATTTCCTTTACTGCGGATTCTTTAGGATATATTTGCGAATGGGAAACCTGGACTGATTCTGCAGAGTGGTCCACTCCCGAATTGGAAGAAGCAGCCAAAAAGGGATTGATTCCCGATGTTTTAGTTGGAAAAGATATGACTAACCCCATCACCAGAGGGGAATTTGCTGCAGTTTGTGTGAATTTGTTTGAAGCTATGACAGGCGGTAGAGCGGTAATGTCTTCCGAGTGTAGATTTAACGATATTGCATCCAACGAAAACAGAAACTATATTTTAAAAGCGTATAACATCGGTGCAGTTTTGGGAATCAGTGAAACGGAATATGCTCCCGATACTTTATTATCCAGAGAACAGCTTGCGACCATGCTGACCCGTGTATATAAGAGATGTGAGTGGCCGGATTGGACTATTGCAACCGATGATCAGTATTCGCTCAACTATTCCGGCGTAAACGCTTTTGCAGATGATTCCGAAATTTCCGATTATGCAAGACCCAGCGTTTATTTTATGGTAAAAAATGGTATTTTAGCAGGTATTGGAAACAATTTATTTGCTCCTAAAAATACAACTTCCTCCCAGGAAGCAACCTTGTATGCCAATGCCACCCGGGAACAGGCTATTGCAATGTCTCTGCGTAGTTTGGAAAAATTAAACTAA